One genomic region from Halococcus qingdaonensis encodes:
- the thyX gene encoding FAD-dependent thymidylate synthase has protein sequence MDVRLLEATADPERVICTAARSDYSSGFVGEQSFAETMSTVDGETTEEKKRTLIGRLLDHGHFGPFEHPQATFGVKGISRSCMAQLTRHRHVSFDVQSMRYVSFDEVDPADVREGAMVVTPPSATDPDWVGRNQSGGAVDDEVVEKRERIFRESVTESVESYQELLDTGMPPEDARFVLPIGTGVNMVLSMNVRMLMHVADMRAAADSQWEIRHLTESILDHAAEWCPLTFAHYDEQMKGRKNRLAP, from the coding sequence ATGGATGTCCGTCTGCTCGAAGCGACAGCGGATCCGGAGCGAGTGATCTGTACTGCCGCGCGCAGCGATTATTCCTCGGGCTTCGTCGGCGAACAGTCGTTCGCGGAGACGATGAGCACCGTCGACGGGGAGACGACCGAGGAGAAAAAACGTACACTCATCGGCCGCCTGCTCGATCACGGCCACTTCGGCCCGTTCGAGCACCCCCAAGCAACCTTCGGCGTCAAGGGGATCAGCCGCTCGTGTATGGCCCAGCTCACCCGCCATCGCCACGTCTCCTTCGACGTCCAGTCGATGCGCTACGTCTCCTTCGACGAGGTCGATCCCGCCGACGTGCGTGAGGGTGCGATGGTCGTCACGCCGCCGTCGGCGACCGATCCCGATTGGGTGGGACGCAATCAGAGCGGTGGTGCGGTCGACGACGAGGTGGTCGAAAAACGCGAGCGGATCTTCCGCGAATCGGTCACGGAATCGGTCGAATCGTATCAGGAGCTGCTCGATACGGGGATGCCCCCGGAGGACGCCCGGTTCGTGCTGCCGATCGGCACCGGGGTGAACATGGTGCTGTCGATGAACGTCAGAATGTTGATGCACGTCGCGGACATGCGCGCCGCCGCCGACAGCCAGTGGGAAATTCGCCATCTCACCGAGTCGATCCTCGATCACGCCGCCGAGTGGTGTCCGCTGACGTTCGCCCACTACGACGAGCAGATGAAGGGGCGCAAGAACCGGCTCGCGCCCTGA
- a CDS encoding helix-turn-helix transcriptional regulator, translating to MKRLSVLGLVAAIVLGAVLLPAVAVGDAQAAPPNGSDTATSFNDARFVVTVYENGSARWTQRYNQPLTNESQTSRFRAYANRFGSEETPLYTDFRERATTLTAGGSNATGRSMDARDFRRDTRVSSQPQTTGVVEMSFLWTNFTSTEGGHTVGESFESGLYLSRGMSLEFRAGPNLEVDWESVEPAADASTNGSANTTDSLTYFGPAQFASGQPHVVFTEESALADDEGSSSELPLLWGAGILIVILVGGVIAWRSGIAGTGDEPPDPGAAAEAETGDDATSEDGPATSAPPEPAVSAAEMKTDADRIAELLDANGGRMQQGDIVERTDWSKSKVSTLLSEMAEEGRVSKLRVGRENIVSLDGHEPDITGSPFDDG from the coding sequence ATGAAGCGGCTGTCGGTGCTCGGCCTCGTCGCCGCGATAGTGCTCGGAGCAGTGTTGCTCCCCGCCGTAGCGGTCGGCGACGCACAGGCCGCCCCGCCGAACGGCTCCGACACCGCGACGTCGTTCAACGACGCACGGTTCGTCGTCACGGTCTACGAGAACGGCTCTGCGCGCTGGACCCAGCGCTACAACCAACCGCTCACCAACGAGAGTCAGACCAGTCGCTTCCGCGCCTATGCGAACCGGTTCGGCAGCGAAGAAACGCCGTTGTACACCGATTTCAGGGAGCGAGCGACGACGCTCACTGCGGGCGGCTCGAACGCGACGGGACGGTCGATGGACGCGCGCGATTTCAGGCGTGACACGCGCGTGAGTTCGCAGCCACAAACGACGGGCGTCGTCGAGATGTCGTTCCTCTGGACGAACTTCACGTCCACCGAGGGCGGCCACACCGTCGGCGAGAGCTTCGAGAGCGGGCTCTATCTCTCCAGGGGAATGTCACTCGAATTCCGTGCCGGGCCGAACCTCGAAGTCGACTGGGAGTCGGTCGAACCCGCAGCCGACGCCTCGACCAACGGCTCGGCGAACACGACCGATTCGCTGACCTACTTCGGGCCGGCACAGTTCGCGAGCGGGCAGCCCCACGTCGTCTTCACCGAGGAATCGGCGCTGGCGGACGACGAGGGCTCGTCGTCAGAACTGCCGCTCCTGTGGGGTGCTGGTATACTCATCGTCATCCTCGTCGGCGGCGTGATCGCCTGGCGATCGGGCATCGCCGGGACGGGTGACGAGCCGCCCGATCCCGGGGCGGCCGCCGAAGCCGAGACCGGTGACGACGCCACGAGCGAGGACGGACCCGCGACGAGCGCGCCGCCGGAACCGGCCGTGAGCGCCGCCGAGATGAAGACCGACGCCGACCGGATCGCCGAGCTGCTCGATGCCAATGGCGGGCGGATGCAGCAGGGCGACATCGTCGAACGGACCGACTGGTCGAAATCGAAGGTGAGCACGCTGCTCTCCGAGATGGCCGAAGAGGGACGGGTGAGCAAGCTCCGCGTTGGCCGTGAGAACATCGTCAGCCTCGACGGTCACGAGCCCGACATCACCGGCTCGCCGTTCGACGACGGGTAG
- the pstC gene encoding phosphate ABC transporter permease subunit PstC: MSVERGLVGRLGLGDSPIGVLLGVTLLAVALTFFLAPGLAIYPLAAFAIVVVYGIFREQGTTARMLALAATVVTVLVLGLITIYLVAQSIPAFRIMGIDILTKTGGKLWNPSSAIYSLVPMMWGTVVTTLIATAIAAPLGVAGAVFIAEMAPDWARGLLKPAVEALAGIPSIVYGFIGFVVLNPFMAEELSLPTFGSLFVVGIVIGAMALPTVVSVAEDAIASVPGPMKDGSLALGATDWQTTTAVTLPAAFSGVSAAVLLGIGRAVGETMAATVILAHAQVLPDPLYDVFGNTETLTSLIASQYGIASGSQMSALFAAGVVLFVTVLGLSIGSQYVERRMERTLGGDT, translated from the coding sequence ATGAGCGTCGAACGCGGGCTCGTCGGCCGGTTGGGTCTGGGTGACAGCCCCATCGGCGTGCTGCTCGGCGTCACGCTGCTGGCGGTCGCGCTGACCTTCTTCCTCGCGCCCGGGCTGGCGATCTACCCGCTCGCGGCGTTCGCGATCGTCGTCGTCTACGGGATCTTCAGGGAGCAGGGGACGACCGCCCGCATGCTCGCGCTCGCGGCGACGGTCGTGACAGTGCTCGTGCTCGGACTGATCACGATCTATCTGGTGGCGCAATCGATCCCGGCCTTCCGGATCATGGGCATCGACATTCTGACGAAGACGGGCGGCAAACTCTGGAATCCGAGTTCGGCGATCTATTCGCTCGTGCCGATGATGTGGGGCACAGTTGTAACGACGCTCATCGCCACCGCCATCGCCGCCCCGCTCGGCGTCGCCGGCGCGGTGTTCATCGCCGAGATGGCCCCCGACTGGGCGCGCGGCCTGCTCAAACCCGCCGTCGAGGCGCTCGCGGGCATTCCTTCCATTGTGTACGGCTTCATCGGCTTCGTCGTCCTCAACCCGTTCATGGCCGAGGAGCTGTCGCTGCCGACGTTCGGCAGCCTGTTCGTCGTCGGCATCGTCATCGGCGCGATGGCGCTTCCGACTGTGGTCTCGGTCGCCGAGGACGCCATCGCGAGCGTTCCCGGTCCGATGAAGGACGGTTCGCTCGCGCTCGGCGCGACCGACTGGCAGACCACGACCGCCGTGACGCTGCCGGCGGCATTTTCGGGCGTCTCGGCCGCCGTCCTGCTGGGCATCGGCCGCGCCGTCGGCGAGACGATGGCCGCGACGGTGATCCTCGCGCACGCACAGGTGCTGCCCGACCCGCTCTACGACGTGTTCGGCAACACCGAGACGCTCACGAGCCTCATCGCGAGCCAGTACGGCATCGCCAGCGGCTCGCAGATGAGCGCGCTGTTCGCCGCCGGCGTCGTTCTGTTCGTCACTGTGCTCGGCCTGAGCATCGGCTCGCAGTACGTCGAGCGGCGGATGGAGCGCACGCTCGGAGGCGACACATGA
- the msrB gene encoding peptide-methionine (R)-S-oxide reductase MsrB produces the protein MSNEPATTGESLPETDEEWRELLTDEEYEILREQGTEPKFSGELLDEDDDGTFVCAGCGTELFSSDTKFDSKTGWPSFSDAADENIEFRRDTSHGMERTEVVCATCGGHLGHVFDDGPEPTGKRYCINSAALGFDEEDA, from the coding sequence ATGTCGAACGAACCGGCGACGACCGGCGAGAGTCTGCCCGAGACCGACGAGGAATGGCGCGAACTGCTGACCGACGAGGAGTACGAGATCCTGCGCGAGCAGGGGACCGAACCGAAGTTCAGCGGCGAACTGCTCGACGAGGACGACGACGGTACCTTCGTCTGTGCCGGCTGTGGCACCGAACTGTTCTCCTCGGACACGAAGTTCGACTCCAAAACTGGGTGGCCGAGCTTCTCGGACGCCGCCGACGAGAACATCGAGTTCCGGCGCGACACCAGCCACGGGATGGAGCGCACCGAAGTCGTCTGTGCGACCTGCGGCGGCCATCTCGGCCACGTCTTCGACGACGGTCCCGAGCCGACGGGCAAGCGCTACTGCATCAACTCGGCAGCGCTCGGTTTCGACGAAGAGGACGCCTAA
- a CDS encoding L-lactate MFS transporter, which translates to MSTKDATKNRWLIAASAVAIHLSIGSIYAYSIYQIPLNEAQGWSTGSVTTAFSIAIFVLGITAAFLGSYVEKYGPRASGLAAAVLYGLGMIGSGASVLLGSLPLFLITFGVVGGMGLGLGYISPIGTLVEWFPDRRGMATGLAVMGFGAGALLTGPLGNFLIQGYGVATTFFALGVLYFVLMTAGASYLAKPPDGWLPAGMEDTPENQEEARSALSGLTNLTATEARTSLRFWMVWLIIFINVSAGIMLLAFASPMLQQIAGANATTAAFITGYIGIFNGGGRIVWATLSDYIGRTTTYAAFFVIQIVAFFVMPQVAGVWLLAGLIFLVITCYGGGFSCLPAYLSDLFGTAEVSAIHGYALTAWGFAGVAGPQLASTILESTGSYTSALYVMNGALVVGLVTVGLLRWRIGKLQSTNRTPSAAEAATD; encoded by the coding sequence GTGTCTACCAAAGACGCGACCAAGAACCGGTGGCTGATCGCGGCGTCGGCCGTCGCGATCCACCTGTCGATCGGGAGCATCTACGCGTACAGCATCTACCAAATACCCCTGAACGAGGCACAGGGCTGGAGCACGGGAAGCGTGACGACCGCCTTCTCGATCGCCATCTTCGTCCTCGGGATCACGGCCGCCTTCCTCGGGAGCTACGTCGAGAAATACGGCCCACGAGCGTCCGGGCTGGCCGCGGCCGTCCTCTACGGACTCGGGATGATCGGCTCCGGCGCGAGCGTGCTTCTCGGAAGCCTTCCGCTGTTCCTCATCACGTTCGGCGTCGTCGGCGGGATGGGGCTCGGTCTCGGCTACATCTCCCCGATCGGGACGCTCGTCGAGTGGTTCCCCGATCGCCGCGGGATGGCGACCGGGCTCGCGGTGATGGGGTTCGGTGCTGGCGCGCTGCTCACCGGTCCGCTCGGCAACTTCCTGATCCAGGGCTACGGCGTCGCGACGACCTTCTTCGCCCTCGGCGTGCTCTATTTCGTGTTGATGACCGCGGGCGCGAGCTATCTCGCCAAACCGCCAGACGGCTGGCTGCCAGCCGGGATGGAGGACACGCCGGAGAACCAGGAGGAGGCGAGAAGCGCGCTGTCGGGGCTCACCAACCTCACCGCGACGGAAGCGCGCACGTCGCTTCGCTTCTGGATGGTCTGGCTCATCATCTTCATCAACGTCTCGGCGGGGATCATGCTGCTCGCGTTCGCCTCGCCGATGCTCCAGCAGATCGCCGGCGCGAACGCGACGACCGCGGCGTTCATCACCGGCTACATCGGCATCTTCAACGGCGGTGGCCGCATCGTCTGGGCCACCCTGTCGGACTACATCGGCCGGACGACGACCTACGCGGCGTTTTTCGTCATCCAGATCGTCGCCTTCTTCGTGATGCCGCAGGTCGCGGGCGTCTGGCTGCTCGCGGGACTGATCTTTCTCGTCATCACCTGTTACGGTGGCGGCTTTTCCTGTTTGCCAGCGTATCTCAGCGATCTCTTCGGCACTGCGGAGGTCAGCGCGATCCACGGCTACGCGCTCACGGCGTGGGGATTCGCCGGCGTCGCCGGTCCACAGCTCGCCTCGACGATCCTCGAATCGACCGGGAGCTACACGAGCGCGCTGTACGTCATGAACGGAGCGCTCGTCGTCGGGCTCGTCACGGTCGGCCTGCTCCGCTGGCGGATCGGCAAGCTCCAGAGCACGAACCGGACACCGAGCGCCGCGGAGGCGGCGACCGACTGA
- a CDS encoding molybdopterin oxidoreductase family protein yields the protein MSEPREETKSICPLCAVGCSVRYDGATGRARGWPGAPVNEGGELCPKGIAAFDVFDDAERLTRPLMRRNGDLEPVSWNEAYDRIEREFGEIVADHGPDTLAFLGAPHCTNEENYLFGKLARSLGTNNVDNRARLCHDSTVSAMEERLGSGGMTNSLADLTEAEAFIVIGSNPADQQPVAFDSYIRPAVNAGAQLIHIDPRANATTRLADTHVAPRPGTDELVVALLVKTILDEGLVDEEFVADRTDGFVAFAASVDEMDAEILAERADIDPAAIQEAARAFGGAERAAVVAGTGVEGDGPDDSATADTLLNLLLVTGNLGKRGAGMNLFRGLNNEQGACDAGALPHQLPGGRSVTDSAARAQVTDVWGVEPPAEPGPTELDLVRGFGSEVRGAFVLGENPAVTKLDRQGVARGLRSLDFLLVQDVTHTETTAHADIVLPAAVWSEKTGTVTNLDRQVQRTRVLESPPGAARSDLEILCALGERLVGDGFGYENPREVFDELTTVNPQYAGMSYEGIGMDSQRWPFPDDADAGTDVLHREEFMTGERRAPFVSIPTAEPDEEVADDELVLLTGSRSGDVATTTMGSEVGAPDDTLLVHSADADARGVADGERVVVESQDGRIELVAERSQGVRQGTVFVHAGVADPLLGAGRTRVRIA from the coding sequence GTGAGCGAGCCACGCGAGGAGACGAAAAGCATCTGCCCGCTCTGTGCGGTCGGCTGTAGCGTCCGCTACGACGGAGCCACGGGCCGGGCGCGTGGCTGGCCGGGCGCGCCCGTCAACGAGGGCGGCGAACTCTGCCCGAAGGGGATCGCCGCCTTCGACGTGTTCGACGACGCGGAGCGCCTCACCCGTCCCCTGATGCGCCGGAACGGTGACCTCGAACCCGTTTCCTGGAACGAAGCCTACGATCGTATCGAGCGCGAATTCGGGGAAATCGTCGCCGACCACGGCCCGGACACATTGGCTTTTCTCGGCGCGCCACACTGTACGAACGAGGAGAACTACCTCTTCGGGAAGCTCGCGCGGAGCCTCGGGACGAACAACGTCGACAACCGCGCACGACTCTGCCACGATTCCACTGTTTCTGCGATGGAAGAGCGCCTCGGCTCCGGCGGGATGACGAACTCGCTCGCCGATCTCACCGAGGCCGAGGCGTTCATCGTCATCGGCTCGAACCCGGCCGACCAGCAGCCGGTCGCCTTCGATTCGTACATTCGACCCGCGGTCAACGCGGGCGCACAGCTGATCCATATCGATCCGCGCGCGAACGCGACGACCCGCCTCGCCGACACCCACGTCGCGCCACGGCCGGGCACGGACGAACTCGTCGTCGCGCTACTCGTGAAGACGATCTTGGACGAGGGGCTGGTCGACGAGGAGTTCGTCGCCGATCGGACCGATGGATTCGTGGCGTTCGCCGCGTCAGTCGACGAGATGGATGCGGAGATCCTCGCCGAGCGTGCCGATATCGACCCGGCGGCGATCCAGGAAGCCGCCCGTGCGTTCGGCGGGGCCGAGCGGGCGGCCGTCGTCGCGGGCACCGGCGTCGAGGGCGACGGCCCCGACGACAGCGCCACCGCCGACACGCTGTTGAACCTCCTCCTGGTCACCGGAAACCTCGGCAAGCGCGGCGCAGGCATGAATCTCTTTCGCGGGCTCAACAACGAGCAGGGTGCCTGCGATGCCGGCGCGCTCCCTCACCAACTGCCCGGCGGCAGATCCGTCACTGACTCGGCGGCGCGCGCGCAGGTGACTGACGTCTGGGGCGTCGAACCGCCCGCCGAGCCCGGACCGACGGAACTCGACCTCGTGCGCGGGTTCGGCAGCGAGGTTCGCGGCGCGTTCGTTCTCGGCGAGAACCCCGCCGTGACGAAACTCGACAGGCAGGGCGTCGCACGCGGCCTCCGGTCGCTCGATTTCCTGCTCGTGCAGGACGTCACCCACACCGAGACGACCGCCCACGCCGACATCGTCCTGCCGGCAGCCGTCTGGTCAGAGAAGACAGGAACCGTGACCAACCTCGATCGACAGGTTCAGCGAACGCGCGTGCTCGAATCGCCGCCGGGCGCGGCACGCAGTGATCTCGAAATACTGTGTGCGCTCGGCGAACGCCTCGTCGGAGACGGATTCGGCTACGAAAACCCACGGGAGGTGTTCGACGAACTCACTACCGTCAACCCGCAGTACGCGGGCATGAGCTACGAGGGGATCGGGATGGACAGCCAGCGCTGGCCGTTCCCCGACGATGCGGACGCGGGAACCGACGTGCTCCACCGCGAGGAGTTCATGACTGGCGAGCGCCGCGCACCGTTCGTCTCGATCCCCACCGCCGAGCCCGATGAAGAGGTTGCGGACGACGAGCTCGTGTTGCTCACCGGCTCGCGCAGCGGCGACGTCGCCACGACGACGATGGGGAGCGAGGTGGGGGCACCAGACGACACCCTCCTCGTCCACTCCGCGGACGCCGACGCGCGAGGCGTGGCCGACGGCGAGCGGGTCGTCGTCGAGAGCCAAGATGGGCGCATCGAACTCGTCGCCGAGCGGAGCCAGGGCGTTCGACAGGGAACCGTCTTCGTCCACGCCGGCGTCGCCGACCCGCTGCTCGGTGCCGGACGGACGCGCGTCCGAATCGCATAA
- a CDS encoding PstS family phosphate ABC transporter substrate-binding protein: protein MQGTPVSRRTVLAGGAGLCAGLAGCISTSATPPDSASGNDSEGGGAGDVPTLQAGGSSTVYPIVDRAASFWGTNAAPPDGKYWKPGKYGIETEERLADYWAGLYGFDATESDSPPIAISVSLSHSGTGLEKLRNGRLDIGNSSAPVKAEFPDLAEKKLSKYVDHVVGVDAQPIVVSKAIKKAGVTEISAKTLKAIYKGEITDWKGVPGYSGPSTEIQVVGRAEGSGTDTAFRNNLFGDPNATIPGVDIRKGENQQVKQIVTNSENALAYMALAFVDDSVPAIALTFQGTKYVPGENLAEGGYPLARDLHCYTYDGTSKKEAALLRMLVSEYGQQSFVKAVGYSALPPKRRKKQRRKLPDTQQ from the coding sequence ATGCAGGGAACGCCTGTGAGTCGGCGTACGGTACTGGCTGGCGGGGCCGGGCTGTGCGCGGGGCTCGCTGGCTGTATCAGCACGAGCGCGACGCCGCCGGACAGTGCCAGCGGGAACGACTCCGAGGGGGGTGGGGCGGGCGACGTCCCAACACTCCAGGCCGGCGGCTCCTCGACGGTGTACCCGATCGTCGACAGAGCGGCCTCCTTCTGGGGAACGAACGCGGCCCCGCCCGATGGAAAGTACTGGAAACCCGGGAAGTACGGCATCGAGACCGAGGAACGGCTCGCCGACTACTGGGCCGGGCTGTACGGCTTCGACGCGACCGAGAGCGACTCGCCGCCGATCGCGATAAGCGTCAGTCTCAGCCACTCGGGGACCGGTCTCGAAAAGCTGCGCAACGGTCGCCTCGATATCGGTAATTCGAGCGCACCGGTGAAGGCGGAGTTCCCCGATCTCGCCGAGAAGAAACTCTCGAAATACGTCGATCACGTCGTCGGCGTCGACGCCCAGCCGATCGTCGTCAGCAAGGCGATCAAGAAGGCTGGCGTCACCGAAATCTCGGCGAAGACGTTGAAAGCCATCTACAAGGGCGAGATCACCGACTGGAAGGGAGTGCCGGGCTACTCCGGGCCGAGCACGGAGATCCAGGTCGTCGGGCGCGCGGAGGGGTCGGGCACCGACACCGCCTTCCGCAACAACCTCTTCGGCGACCCGAACGCCACGATCCCCGGCGTCGACATCCGGAAGGGCGAGAACCAGCAGGTGAAACAGATCGTCACCAACTCCGAGAACGCCCTCGCGTACATGGCGCTCGCGTTCGTCGACGACTCGGTGCCGGCCATCGCGCTCACCTTCCAGGGGACGAAATACGTCCCCGGTGAAAACCTCGCCGAGGGCGGCTACCCGCTCGCACGTGATCTCCACTGTTACACCTACGACGGCACCTCGAAGAAGGAGGCCGCGCTGCTCCGGATGCTCGTCAGCGAGTACGGCCAGCAGTCGTTCGTCAAGGCCGTCGGCTACTCGGCACTGCCACCGAAACGGCGGAAGAAACAACGGCGTAAACTCCCAGACACCCAGCAATGA
- the pstB gene encoding phosphate ABC transporter ATP-binding protein PstB: protein MSTLQQDRDRTAGESDERIEPEWTNYDFDNGTKFAVDDLDVFYGDEQALEGIELDIPEESVTALIGPSGCGKSTFLRCLNRMNDRIKAARVEGSVALDGQEIYGDDVDLVELRKRVGMVFQQPNPFPKSIRKNVSYGPRKHGDVETGLLARLFGDDAGDEDALVERALRQAALWDEVDDRLGDNALGLSGGQQQRLCIARCLAVDPEVILMDEPASALDPIATAKIEDLIEELADDYTVVVVTHNMQQAARISDQTAVFLTGGELVEYGDTNEIFENPESQRVEDYITGKFG from the coding sequence ATGAGCACGCTACAACAGGACCGAGACCGGACCGCCGGCGAAAGCGACGAGCGCATCGAACCGGAGTGGACGAACTACGACTTCGACAACGGGACGAAGTTCGCCGTCGACGACCTCGACGTCTTCTACGGCGACGAGCAGGCGCTCGAAGGGATCGAACTCGACATCCCCGAAGAGAGCGTCACGGCACTCATCGGCCCGTCGGGCTGTGGGAAATCGACGTTCCTCCGCTGCCTGAACCGGATGAACGATCGCATCAAGGCCGCACGCGTCGAGGGGAGCGTCGCACTCGACGGCCAAGAGATCTACGGCGACGACGTCGATCTCGTCGAGCTCAGAAAGCGCGTCGGGATGGTGTTCCAGCAGCCGAACCCGTTCCCCAAATCCATCCGAAAGAACGTCTCGTACGGCCCGCGCAAACACGGCGACGTCGAGACCGGCCTGCTCGCGCGGCTGTTCGGCGACGACGCCGGCGACGAGGACGCGCTCGTCGAGCGCGCGCTCCGGCAGGCCGCCCTCTGGGACGAAGTCGACGACCGCCTCGGCGACAACGCGCTCGGATTGTCAGGAGGGCAGCAACAACGTCTCTGCATCGCGCGCTGTCTCGCGGTCGATCCCGAGGTGATCCTGATGGACGAGCCCGCGAGCGCGCTCGATCCGATCGCGACCGCGAAGATCGAGGATCTCATCGAGGAGCTCGCCGACGACTACACCGTGGTCGTCGTCACCCACAACATGCAGCAGGCCGCGCGCATCTCCGATCAGACCGCCGTCTTCCTCACCGGTGGCGAACTCGTCGAGTACGGCGACACCAACGAGATCTTCGAGAACCCCGAAAGTCAGCGCGTCGAGGACTACATTACTGGTAAGTTCGGCTGA
- the pstA gene encoding phosphate ABC transporter permease PstA produces the protein MSTDTGVASALDRGSTGPLRYAGGAVVALGAIVLVASLLAFVQVVPTTIAGASLFDVLALALVAAACCLIAVVVAAKLGVLDTAPDHTAGTSLAAVFGLVGVVTGGLVSAQTLGFGTLWPIGALVGAALGIVLAIVPREDSALAATGGGFALLVGAIVLTDVIGPDWRWQPEGLSAAFTPETTIPILLGVTGLLLAWVGAQAAAGFGTQGKAHGASLLVSANAAGMIALLVVLISFIAVRGWGPMTEGIRFGLFWEPVTWFQPPGWDKYVIISAPLLWFHWPFVMEGFAITNAINGVAPAIVGTVWLVVGAVSVAIPLGVGTAVFLTEYAEQGRITSLVEIATNGLWSTPSIVYGLFGLAFLVPRIGNGSSLLSGMLVLSFMLLPLVIITSREALLNVPDQYRDASAALGVSRWQTIKSVVLPAAMPGVVTGAILGVGRIAGETAPILLVLTGEPFPETGPDLLNFGAAFTSSFPFVELSFLNTDALLQPATALPYQLFATITAGVGDVGEGFSWGTALVLLLVVFAFYAVGIASRRYFDTKLQS, from the coding sequence ATGAGCACGGACACGGGCGTTGCGAGCGCGCTTGACCGAGGCAGCACCGGCCCGCTGCGGTACGCCGGCGGGGCGGTCGTCGCGCTCGGTGCCATCGTGCTCGTCGCGAGCCTGCTCGCGTTCGTCCAGGTCGTCCCCACCACGATCGCGGGCGCGTCGCTGTTCGACGTGCTCGCGCTCGCGCTCGTCGCGGCGGCGTGCTGTCTGATCGCGGTCGTCGTCGCCGCCAAGCTGGGCGTGCTCGACACCGCGCCAGATCACACCGCCGGCACGTCGCTCGCGGCCGTCTTCGGTCTCGTCGGGGTCGTCACTGGCGGGCTCGTGAGTGCACAGACGCTCGGATTCGGTACCCTCTGGCCGATCGGTGCGCTCGTCGGCGCGGCACTCGGGATCGTGCTGGCGATCGTCCCCCGGGAGGATAGCGCGCTCGCGGCGACCGGTGGCGGGTTCGCGCTTCTCGTCGGCGCGATCGTTTTGACCGACGTCATCGGCCCGGACTGGCGATGGCAACCGGAGGGGCTGTCGGCCGCGTTCACGCCCGAAACCACCATTCCGATCCTGCTCGGCGTCACCGGCCTGCTGCTCGCGTGGGTCGGCGCGCAGGCGGCTGCCGGCTTCGGCACGCAGGGGAAGGCGCACGGCGCGTCGCTGCTCGTGAGCGCGAACGCGGCGGGCATGATCGCGCTGCTGGTCGTCCTCATCTCGTTCATCGCCGTGCGCGGCTGGGGACCGATGACCGAGGGCATCCGTTTCGGGCTGTTCTGGGAACCGGTGACGTGGTTCCAGCCACCCGGCTGGGATAAATACGTCATCATCAGCGCCCCCCTGCTCTGGTTCCACTGGCCGTTCGTGATGGAGGGGTTTGCGATCACCAACGCGATCAACGGCGTCGCGCCGGCCATCGTCGGCACCGTCTGGCTGGTCGTCGGCGCGGTGTCGGTCGCCATCCCGCTCGGGGTCGGCACAGCAGTATTCCTGACCGAGTACGCTGAACAGGGTCGAATCACGTCGCTCGTCGAGATCGCCACGAACGGGCTCTGGAGCACGCCGAGCATCGTCTACGGGCTCTTCGGGCTCGCCTTCCTCGTGCCGCGCATCGGCAACGGGAGCAGTCTGCTGTCGGGCATGCTGGTGCTCAGTTTCATGCTCCTTCCCCTGGTGATCATTACGAGCCGCGAGGCGCTGCTCAACGTGCCCGACCAGTACCGCGACGCGAGCGCCGCCCTCGGCGTGAGTCGTTGGCAGACAATCAAGAGCGTCGTCCTGCCGGCGGCGATGCCCGGCGTCGTGACCGGCGCGATCCTCGGCGTGGGCCGTATCGCGGGCGAGACCGCGCCCATCCTGCTCGTCCTCACCGGCGAGCCGTTCCCCGAGACCGGACCCGATCTGCTGAACTTCGGGGCGGCGTTCACCTCGTCGTTCCCGTTCGTCGAACTATCGTTCCTCAACACTGACGCACTGCTCCAGCCGGCGACCGCGCTCCCCTATCAGCTGTTCGCGACCATCACCGCCGGCGTCGGCGACGTCGGCGAGGGATTCTCGTGGGGGACGGCGCTCGTTCTCCTGCTGGTGGTCTTCGCCTTCTACGCGGTCGGCATCGCCTCGCGGCGCTACTTCGACACCAAACTCCAATCATGA